TTTCTCTCTGCAAAAAGACAATTATTTTCCCCTTTCTCTTTTTAAAGCTAAATATAACGATTTAGAATAATAAATCAAGGGGGCAATTCTTAGGGAAAAAATTAAGATCTTAACGAATCTTTCTCACATTTTCAGCTTTTGGTCCCTTTTCGCTTTCCACAAGTTCAAACTCTACCTTATCACCCTGAGAAAGAGTAACTAATCCGTCCTTAAGAGACGAATTGTGCACAAATACATCTTTTGAATTTTCCATCGTGATAAAACCATAACCCTTTCTGTCACTAAACCACTTCACTTTACCTATAGCCATTTAAAAAACCTCCTTAAAGTTTTTAAAGTAGGTGATAGAAACTTAACTTTAAAAAATATTCTTTTTTTATCTTTTGTCAAGAGTCATTAGAAAAAGAGTGTTAAATCCAAAGCAGGTG
This candidate division WOR-3 bacterium DNA region includes the following protein-coding sequences:
- a CDS encoding cold-shock protein, giving the protein MAIGKVKWFSDRKGYGFITMENSKDVFVHNSSLKDGLVTLSQGDKVEFELVESEKGPKAENVRKIR